The bacterium nucleotide sequence ACTGGACCGGGAAATATCCATGGCTGATCAGAGTATAGAAATTGCCCGACAGGATATCACCAATCTTAATCGGGAAATTGACCAGCTCAAAGATACTGTCAAAGATAAGGAATATTCTTTCGCCGATGCGGAAAGGGAATACCGGCAGGAGCTGATGGGTGAGGCGGCCTTCATTGAAAAAAAAGATGAGCTTGACCGTCTGAAAAGAAATCTCGAATCACGGGAATCCATGCTCAGGTGCAAGTACGAAAATATTGCTTCTCTTCAAAAAGAGATAATCAAACTCCAGTCATCTGCCAAACAAATATCTCAAAACCTTATCATCAAGGCACCCTGTGACGGGGTGGTAGGAGAGGTTCTTGCCAGGGTTGGGGAAAAGGTGAACGAGCAGGCTATGCTGATGAAACTGACCCCCTGCAATGTAGTTTCCCTCAAGTTACAAGGGGAATCCCTCCTTGGCCTTGACGGGAAAAAGATACTTCTAACCATGCATAACGCCCCTGATAAAAAATTTTCAGGCATCATGAAAATAGCAGACTTCTCCTTCCTGCCTGGACAGAGGGGAGAGAGGGCAGATGCAGAGGTAATTCTGGATCAGGGGCAGGCCGACCTTTCCAGGGGATTCAGGGGAAAGGTTGTGGTATCGCTGCAGGGTTCGGGAAATTTATAAAATTACGGTCGCTCAGTCACCATGTTAAGTTAAGCAACGGACAATTAAAATCCCCCTTTTCTCAAGGGGGATTTAGGGGGGCGAGCTACTACCCGAATCCCCACGCAATATCCCTGATCAATTGCAGGTACAAAACATTGCCTCTCTTCAAAAAAAGATGAAGAAGCTCCATTCATCTGCCGAACAAATAGGTAAGGATCTTTTTTACGGTACTCTGCGACGGGATAGTTGGAAGAGGTTCTTGCCAAGGTTGGAGAAAAGGTGAATGAGCAGGCCATTCTGATGAAACCGACCCCCTGCAATGCAGATTCCCTCCAATTGTCAGGAACATCCCTCCCTTGGCCTTGATGGAAAAAGAGATACTTCTAACCATGTACAACTCTTCAGCCAATAACTTTTCAGGCACTATTAAAATAAGAGATTTCCCCTTCGATCTGGTCAGACGGAGGAGGGCAGAGAG carries:
- a CDS encoding HlyD family efflux transporter periplasmic adaptor subunit → MVHRKILILFLGSMVAAALLFLVFSPLSIKSVTRPVSCRNEPQQSLKPGILQNESSPGNHDNPHEKRWEGTVSLRQDFILTAPQGGEVVSLAKAGDRVTAGVILAEIANEQSRKAAHEQQGALDREISMADQSIEIARQDITNLNREIDQLKDTVKDKEYSFADAEREYRQELMGEAAFIEKKDELDRLKRNLESRESMLRCKYENIASLQKEIIKLQSSAKQISQNLIIKAPCDGVVGEVLARVGEKVNEQAMLMKLTPCNVVSLKLQGESLLGLDGKKILLTMHNAPDKKFSGIMKIADFSFLPGQRGERADAEVILDQGQADLSRGFRGKVVVSLQGSGNL